The following proteins are encoded in a genomic region of Verrucomicrobiota bacterium:
- the rpoC gene encoding DNA-directed RNA polymerase subunit beta', with the protein MNETNLREIFGEERAVGFDQVAISVASPDAIRSWSKGEVKNPETINYRTFKPEKGGLFCERIFGPTRDWECSCGKYKRIKHKGVICDRCGVEVTLSRVRRERMGHIELAVPVSHIWFYKCMPSRIGLMLDMSSRQLERVIYYEDYIVIDPGQTQLQKCQLLNEQEYREAQEQYGDTFVAGMGAEAIKLLLSQTDLNSLNAELEEAMNNTKSKQIRKKLAKRLKLVQGFINSHSRPEWMILEVLPVIPPDLRPLVPLEGGRFATSDLNDLYRRVINRNNRLKNLLQLKTPDVIIRNEKRMLQEAVDALFDNGRHGRAVTGAGNRPLKSLSDMLKGKGGRFRQNLLGKRVDYSGRSVIVIGPELKLHQCGLPKKMALVLFEPFIIRRLKELGYVHTVRSAKKMIERQTPEVWDILDEVTKGHPVLLNRAPTLHRLSIQAFEPQLIEGEAIRIHPLVCTAYNADFDGDQMAVHVPLSVEAQMEARLLMLAPNNIFSPSSGKPITTPSQDIVLGCYYLTQNPRKGAQANERLRLFSELQEIEFALSENAIKIHDRIRFKNPDFGRKTVYGNSEARVIETTAGRVIFNGIWPSALGFFNKNAGKKQLSDIIWRTYQVAGQQKTVETLDKLKELGFTWATRAGVSIGITDMIIPDEKKIELDKAYKQLALVEKQYRSGIITDGERYNKIIDIWTHAGEEISNVMFRTLEHNEGRRELNPVYLMQDSGARGNRQQVKQLAGMRGLMAKPSGEIIERPITSNFREGLSVLEYFISTHGARKGLADTALKTADSGYLTRKLVDAAQDVIVVEDDCGTPNGIVVRSIYEGDDEVVDLATRVVGRVSCETIINPVTKQDIIRTNQLIEEPQGQALMSIGVEQLKIRSVLTCESKRGICAKCYGRNLATGQMVKLGEAVGIIAAQSIGEPGTQLTMRTFHIGGTATQLFKQPIIKAKNDGTVRFNDLRVVQSVDGNFIVLNKNGSVSIHAEDGRELERYNVVIGSVISVADGAPVKRGDTFVQWDAYSVPILTERSGRVEFRDMIPGVTVRREVDTATGVMGTVVMEHKEDLHPQIVIMDDSKDVIASYSIPAGAHIVVQESRKIQAGTLLAKTPRKIAKTKDITGGLPRVAELFEARRPKDAAEIAKIDGMVEFGGTVRGKRRLILRDPTTGQEEEHLIPLNKHITVSKGDFVKKGSQLTEGPIVPHEILEVCGPQDLQEHLVNEVQEVYRLQGVEINDKHIEIIVRQMLRKVKVTEPGDTSLLWGDQVDRLEFERENRRVTEQGGKPAEAVPVLLGITKASLETDSFISAASFQDTTRVLTEAATLGKVDYLRGFKENVIMGHLIPAGTGFVNHRSVRAVEIGELNPEPAPVPVTEPAVG; encoded by the coding sequence ATGAACGAAACCAATTTACGCGAAATCTTCGGAGAAGAGCGTGCGGTCGGGTTCGACCAAGTCGCGATCAGCGTGGCGTCTCCGGACGCGATTCGCTCCTGGAGCAAGGGCGAGGTCAAGAACCCTGAAACGATCAACTACCGGACGTTTAAACCCGAGAAGGGCGGCCTGTTCTGTGAACGCATTTTCGGGCCGACCAGGGACTGGGAATGTTCCTGCGGTAAGTACAAACGGATCAAGCACAAAGGGGTGATCTGCGACCGTTGCGGTGTCGAGGTTACGCTTTCGCGCGTTCGCCGTGAGCGGATGGGCCATATCGAGCTGGCGGTTCCGGTTTCCCACATCTGGTTTTACAAATGCATGCCGTCCCGCATCGGGTTGATGCTGGACATGAGCTCCCGGCAATTGGAGCGGGTGATCTATTACGAAGATTACATCGTCATCGATCCGGGGCAGACGCAGCTGCAGAAATGCCAGCTGCTGAACGAGCAGGAGTACCGCGAAGCCCAGGAACAGTACGGCGACACGTTTGTTGCCGGGATGGGCGCCGAAGCGATCAAGCTGCTGTTGTCGCAAACCGACCTCAACTCGCTCAACGCGGAGTTGGAGGAAGCGATGAACAACACCAAGAGCAAGCAGATTCGCAAGAAACTGGCGAAGCGCTTGAAGCTGGTGCAGGGATTCATCAACTCGCATTCCCGCCCGGAATGGATGATCCTGGAAGTCCTGCCCGTGATTCCGCCGGACCTGCGTCCGCTGGTTCCGCTGGAGGGCGGCCGTTTCGCCACGTCCGACCTGAATGACCTGTACCGGCGCGTCATCAACCGGAACAACCGGCTGAAGAACCTTCTGCAGCTGAAGACGCCGGACGTCATCATCCGCAACGAGAAACGCATGTTGCAGGAAGCGGTGGACGCATTGTTCGACAACGGCCGGCACGGCCGCGCCGTTACCGGCGCAGGCAACCGCCCGCTCAAGTCGCTCAGCGACATGCTGAAGGGCAAAGGCGGGCGTTTCCGCCAGAACCTGCTGGGCAAGCGCGTCGATTACTCGGGCCGTTCCGTCATCGTCATCGGGCCCGAACTCAAGCTGCACCAGTGCGGTTTGCCGAAGAAAATGGCGCTGGTTCTTTTTGAACCTTTTATCATCCGGCGCCTTAAGGAACTCGGCTACGTGCACACCGTGCGCAGCGCCAAGAAGATGATCGAACGGCAGACGCCGGAGGTCTGGGACATTCTGGACGAGGTGACCAAGGGCCACCCCGTGTTGTTGAACCGTGCGCCGACCCTGCACCGCCTGTCCATCCAGGCGTTTGAACCGCAGCTGATCGAAGGCGAAGCCATCCGGATTCACCCCCTCGTCTGTACCGCTTACAACGCGGACTTCGACGGTGACCAGATGGCGGTCCACGTGCCATTGTCGGTCGAGGCCCAGATGGAAGCGCGCCTGCTGATGCTGGCGCCGAACAACATCTTCTCGCCGTCGAGCGGCAAACCGATCACGACGCCGTCTCAGGATATCGTCCTAGGGTGCTATTACCTGACGCAAAACCCGCGTAAGGGCGCCCAGGCAAACGAGCGCCTGCGGTTGTTTTCCGAACTGCAGGAAATCGAGTTCGCCCTGTCTGAAAACGCGATCAAGATCCATGACCGGATCCGGTTCAAGAACCCCGATTTCGGCCGGAAAACCGTTTACGGAAACTCGGAAGCGCGCGTGATCGAGACCACGGCGGGCCGGGTGATCTTCAATGGGATCTGGCCTTCCGCCCTCGGTTTCTTCAACAAGAACGCGGGCAAGAAACAGCTCAGCGACATCATCTGGCGTACTTACCAGGTGGCAGGCCAGCAAAAGACGGTCGAAACCCTGGATAAGCTCAAGGAACTCGGCTTCACCTGGGCAACCCGTGCCGGTGTCTCCATCGGGATCACCGACATGATTATCCCGGATGAGAAGAAGATCGAGCTGGACAAGGCTTACAAGCAGCTCGCGCTGGTGGAGAAGCAATACCGCAGCGGTATCATCACCGACGGCGAGCGTTACAACAAGATCATCGACATCTGGACCCACGCCGGTGAGGAAATCTCGAACGTGATGTTCCGCACCCTCGAACACAACGAGGGCCGCCGCGAACTGAACCCGGTTTACCTCATGCAGGATTCCGGCGCGCGCGGCAACCGCCAGCAGGTGAAACAGCTGGCGGGCATGCGCGGGTTGATGGCCAAGCCGTCCGGCGAAATCATCGAACGCCCGATCACGTCGAACTTCCGGGAGGGGTTGTCGGTGTTGGAGTACTTCATCTCGACCCATGGCGCCCGGAAAGGTCTGGCGGATACCGCCCTCAAGACCGCAGATTCCGGGTACCTGACCCGCAAGCTGGTCGACGCCGCGCAAGACGTGATTGTGGTCGAGGATGACTGCGGCACGCCGAACGGCATCGTGGTGCGCTCGATTTACGAGGGCGACGATGAGGTGGTGGACCTGGCGACGCGCGTGGTCGGCCGGGTAAGTTGCGAGACGATCATTAACCCGGTCACGAAGCAGGACATCATCCGCACGAATCAGCTGATCGAGGAGCCGCAAGGCCAGGCGCTGATGAGTATCGGCGTCGAGCAGTTGAAGATCCGTTCGGTCCTGACCTGTGAGTCCAAACGCGGCATCTGCGCCAAGTGTTACGGCCGTAACCTGGCCACCGGTCAAATGGTGAAGCTGGGCGAAGCCGTGGGCATCATCGCGGCGCAGAGCATCGGCGAACCCGGTACCCAGTTGACCATGCGTACCTTCCACATCGGCGGTACGGCGACGCAGTTGTTCAAGCAGCCGATCATCAAGGCGAAGAACGACGGTACGGTCCGGTTCAACGACCTGCGCGTGGTGCAGTCGGTCGACGGCAACTTCATCGTTCTGAACAAGAACGGCTCGGTGTCGATCCATGCCGAGGACGGGCGCGAGCTGGAACGTTACAACGTGGTGATCGGATCGGTGATCTCGGTCGCTGACGGCGCTCCGGTGAAGCGCGGGGACACCTTCGTGCAATGGGATGCCTACAGCGTGCCGATCCTGACCGAACGAAGCGGTAGGGTCGAGTTCCGCGACATGATCCCCGGCGTGACGGTTCGCCGCGAGGTGGACACGGCCACGGGCGTGATGGGCACGGTGGTGATGGAGCACAAGGAAGATCTGCACCCGCAAATCGTGATCATGGACGACAGCAAAGACGTGATCGCCAGTTATTCCATCCCGGCAGGCGCCCACATCGTCGTCCAGGAAAGCAGGAAGATTCAGGCAGGTACGCTTCTGGCCAAGACGCCGCGGAAAATTGCCAAGACCAAGGACATCACCGGTGGTCTGCCGCGCGTGGCTGAATTGTTCGAAGCGCGCCGGCCGAAGGATGCGGCCGAGATCGCCAAGATCGACGGCATGGTCGAGTTCGGCGGGACGGTACGCGGCAAGCGCCGGCTCATCCTGCGCGACCCGACGACCGGCCAGGAAGAGGAACACCTGATCCCGCTGAACAAGCACATCACGGTTTCCAAGGGTGATTTCGTGAAGAAAGGCTCTCAGCTGACCGAAGGTCCGATTGTGCCGCACGAAATCCTGGAGGTCTGCGGGCCGCAGGACCTGCAGGAGCACCTGGTGAACGAAGTGCAGGAGGTGTACCGCCTCCAGGGCGTTGAGATCAACGACAAGCATATCGAGATCATCGTGCGCCAGATGTTGCGCAAGGTGAAAGTCACGGAGCCGGGCGACACGTCCCTGCTCTGGGGCGACCAGGTTGATCGCCTCGAGTTCGAGCGTGAAAACCGCCGGGTAACCGAGCAGGGCGGCAAGCCCGCCGAAGCGGTGCCGGTGCTGCTGGGCATCACCAAGGCCTCGCTGGAGACCGATAGCTTCATCTCGGCAGCCTCATTCCAGGATACCACGCGGGTTCTGACCGAGGCGGCCACGCTGGGCAAGGTCGATTACCTCCGCGGGTTCAAGGAGAACGTCATCATGGGCCACCTGATTCCGGCCGGAACCGGCTTTGTGAACCATCGCAGCGTCCGGGCCGTCGAAATCGGCGAGCTCAACCCTGAACCGGCGCCGGTACCGGTCACCGAGCCGGCCGTCGGCTGA
- the rpoB gene encoding DNA-directed RNA polymerase subunit beta: MSERIYFGKIKEAIEPPNLIEVQLNSYVEFLQKEILPSKRKNVGLQAVFKEVFPIQSYDDKVVLDFVSYDIGEPKMSALECQREGQTFSAPLHVTFQLRDEKGTKEEKVYMGEIPLMTQQGTFVINGAERVVVSQLHRSPGIAFESSIHLNGKVLYSFRIIPDRGSWLEVQFDTNDLLYIYLDRRKRRRKFLATTFLRAVGFGTDEEIIKLFYDVQKLRLSNDLDEESLNSKVLIHDVRDGEITVARAFEPLTKTTVQQVLSLGIQEVDVVDTKDDDTIIKSIKKDPAHDEEEALKDIYRRLRPGDPPTVANARGLLKRLFFDPKKYDLGRVGRYKINQKLGINVELAERTLTKEDFIGAMKYLVTLRKGEGILDDIDHLGSRRVRTVGELLANQCRVGLARTERLVKERMTLFDVNIDGMTPQKLINPKALSAVIRDFFGRSQLSQFMDQTNPLAELTHKRRLSALGPGGLSRDRAGFEVRDVHPSHYGRICPIETPEGPNIGLISSMSTFARINEFGFIETPYRRVENGRVTSQIDYLTADREENYLVAQANAPVDVEGNFLDEKVSVRFRGDFLEVEPTKVHYMDISPKQLVSVAAGLIPFLEHDDANRALMGSNMQRQGVPLIRSEAPLVGTGLEGKVARDSKAVIVAEDDGIVASVSADMLITTRDGRVPEFKKKMISRPDEGIFVYELRKFMRSNAGTCINQKPIVRKGAKITKGQVIADGPNTEDGELALGRNVLVAFMPWNGYNFEDAILISEKVVKEDIYTSIHIDEFEIGARDTKLGPEEITRDIPNVSEEALRNLGSDGVIRVGAEVKPGDILVGKITPKSETELAPEERLLRAIFGEKAADVKDTSLTVPSGTYGIVMDVKVSSRKEVQKQKLTPVETKRQAKQISEDYKKRKDELHEELTEALSNILLGEKIPLDVVNAETGEIIIPANRKITKTLLRKLAGVYDHIDIDPSPIRNKIREIISSFEHKFAELDLEKERSLDRIESGDDVDPGIIKQVKVYIASKRKLSVGDKMAGRHGNKGVVAKIVAEEDMPFLSDGTPVEIVLNPLGVPSRMNVGQVLETHLGVAAKALGFKVATPVFDGIEEPEIRRYLTEAKQVDGFRWVNENGKSTLYDGRTGEPFEQAVVVGYIYMLKLGHLVADKIHARAVGPYSLVTQQPLGGKAQYGGQRFGEMEVWALEAYGAAYTLQELLTVKSDDVQGRTRIYESIVKGDNSLEAGTPESFNVLIKEMQSLGLDVKVGGRSASGAYGETLLDGEPVAATL; encoded by the coding sequence ATGTCAGAGCGCATTTACTTTGGAAAAATCAAGGAGGCGATCGAGCCGCCCAACCTCATCGAGGTCCAACTCAACTCGTACGTGGAGTTTCTGCAGAAAGAAATCCTGCCGAGCAAGCGAAAAAATGTCGGTTTGCAGGCGGTTTTCAAGGAGGTTTTCCCCATCCAGAGCTACGACGACAAGGTTGTCCTTGATTTTGTCAGCTACGACATTGGTGAACCCAAGATGTCGGCATTGGAATGCCAGCGTGAAGGGCAGACGTTCAGCGCGCCTTTGCACGTGACGTTCCAATTGCGGGATGAAAAGGGGACCAAGGAGGAAAAGGTGTACATGGGCGAAATCCCGCTCATGACGCAGCAGGGAACGTTCGTCATCAATGGCGCCGAGCGCGTTGTGGTGAGCCAGTTGCACCGTTCGCCGGGTATTGCGTTTGAATCCTCGATTCACCTGAATGGAAAAGTCCTTTACAGTTTCCGCATCATTCCGGATCGCGGTTCCTGGCTGGAAGTCCAGTTCGACACCAACGATTTGCTGTACATTTACCTGGACCGGCGCAAGCGCCGCCGCAAGTTCCTGGCCACCACGTTCCTGCGGGCGGTCGGTTTCGGCACGGATGAGGAGATCATCAAGCTCTTTTACGACGTTCAGAAGCTGCGGCTTAGCAATGATCTGGACGAAGAGAGCCTTAACAGCAAGGTCCTGATCCACGATGTGCGGGACGGCGAGATCACGGTTGCGCGCGCCTTTGAGCCGCTGACCAAGACGACCGTTCAGCAGGTGCTGAGCCTCGGTATCCAGGAAGTCGACGTGGTCGACACCAAAGATGACGACACGATCATCAAGTCGATCAAGAAGGACCCGGCCCACGACGAAGAGGAAGCCCTTAAGGACATTTATCGCCGGCTTCGTCCGGGTGACCCGCCGACTGTCGCAAACGCCCGCGGCCTGCTGAAACGCCTGTTTTTCGACCCGAAGAAATACGACCTGGGGCGCGTCGGCCGGTACAAGATCAACCAGAAGCTTGGGATCAACGTTGAGCTGGCCGAGCGGACTCTGACCAAGGAGGATTTCATCGGGGCGATGAAGTACCTGGTGACCTTGCGCAAGGGCGAAGGCATCCTGGACGACATTGATCATCTGGGCAGCCGCCGCGTTCGCACCGTGGGCGAGTTGCTGGCGAACCAGTGTCGGGTGGGTTTGGCCCGTACCGAGCGCCTCGTCAAGGAGCGGATGACGTTGTTCGACGTGAACATCGACGGCATGACGCCGCAGAAACTGATCAACCCGAAGGCGCTCAGCGCGGTGATCCGCGACTTTTTCGGCCGATCGCAGTTGAGCCAGTTCATGGACCAGACCAACCCGCTGGCCGAGTTGACGCATAAACGGCGCCTTTCGGCACTCGGGCCCGGCGGCTTGAGCCGCGACCGTGCGGGGTTCGAAGTCCGGGACGTGCACCCGTCGCACTACGGGCGCATCTGTCCGATCGAAACGCCGGAAGGACCGAACATCGGTCTCATCAGCTCGATGAGCACCTTTGCGCGCATCAACGAGTTCGGCTTTATCGAAACGCCGTATCGGCGCGTCGAAAACGGCCGGGTGACGAGCCAGATTGATTACCTGACCGCTGACCGGGAAGAGAATTACCTCGTCGCGCAGGCCAACGCGCCCGTGGACGTCGAGGGCAACTTCCTGGACGAGAAGGTCTCGGTGCGTTTCCGGGGAGATTTTCTGGAAGTGGAACCGACGAAGGTCCATTACATGGACATCTCGCCGAAGCAGCTGGTTTCGGTGGCGGCCGGTTTGATTCCGTTCCTGGAGCACGATGACGCGAACCGCGCCTTGATGGGTTCGAACATGCAGCGCCAGGGCGTGCCGCTGATCCGTTCGGAGGCTCCGCTGGTCGGCACCGGTCTCGAAGGCAAGGTGGCCCGCGATTCCAAGGCGGTGATTGTGGCCGAGGACGACGGCATCGTGGCTTCGGTCTCCGCCGACATGCTCATCACGACCCGGGACGGCCGCGTGCCGGAGTTCAAGAAGAAGATGATCAGCCGTCCGGACGAAGGCATTTTCGTCTACGAACTGCGCAAATTCATGCGGTCCAACGCCGGCACGTGCATCAACCAGAAGCCGATCGTGCGCAAGGGTGCGAAGATCACCAAAGGGCAGGTGATCGCTGACGGGCCGAACACCGAAGACGGCGAGCTGGCCCTCGGCCGCAACGTGCTGGTGGCGTTCATGCCGTGGAACGGCTACAACTTCGAGGACGCCATCCTGATTTCCGAGAAGGTGGTGAAAGAGGACATCTACACCTCGATCCACATCGACGAATTCGAGATCGGCGCCCGCGACACCAAGCTCGGGCCGGAGGAAATCACGCGCGATATCCCGAACGTGAGCGAGGAAGCGCTGCGCAACCTCGGCTCGGACGGGGTCATTCGCGTCGGCGCGGAGGTGAAACCGGGCGACATCCTCGTCGGCAAGATCACGCCGAAGAGCGAGACCGAGCTTGCGCCGGAAGAGCGGCTTTTGCGGGCCATCTTCGGCGAGAAGGCGGCGGACGTGAAAGACACCTCTCTGACGGTGCCTTCCGGTACGTACGGAATCGTCATGGACGTGAAGGTCTCATCCCGCAAGGAGGTCCAGAAGCAGAAGCTGACGCCGGTTGAGACCAAGCGCCAGGCCAAGCAGATTTCCGAGGATTACAAGAAGCGGAAAGACGAGCTGCACGAAGAACTGACCGAAGCGCTCTCCAACATCCTGCTGGGTGAAAAGATTCCGCTGGATGTGGTGAACGCCGAGACGGGGGAAATCATCATCCCGGCCAACCGCAAGATCACCAAGACGCTGCTGCGCAAGCTGGCGGGCGTTTACGATCACATCGACATCGACCCGAGCCCGATCCGGAACAAGATCCGCGAGATCATCAGCTCGTTCGAACACAAGTTTGCCGAGTTGGATCTGGAAAAGGAGCGGTCGCTGGACCGGATAGAAAGCGGCGACGACGTTGATCCCGGCATCATCAAGCAGGTCAAGGTCTACATCGCGAGCAAGCGTAAGCTGAGCGTCGGCGACAAGATGGCCGGCCGTCACGGCAACAAAGGCGTTGTCGCGAAGATTGTGGCGGAGGAAGACATGCCGTTCCTGAGTGACGGTACGCCGGTTGAAATCGTCCTGAACCCTTTGGGCGTGCCGAGCCGTATGAACGTCGGGCAGGTGCTGGAAACGCACCTCGGCGTGGCGGCCAAAGCGCTCGGGTTCAAGGTTGCGACCCCGGTGTTCGACGGCATTGAGGAACCGGAAATCCGCCGGTACCTGACCGAGGCCAAACAGGTGGATGGATTCCGCTGGGTGAACGAGAACGGCAAATCGACGCTGTACGACGGCCGGACCGGTGAACCTTTTGAGCAAGCGGTCGTGGTGGGTTACATCTACATGCTCAAGCTCGGTCACCTGGTCGCGGACAAGATCCATGCCCGTGCCGTGGGTCCGTATTCGCTGGTGACGCAGCAGCCTTTGGGCGGTAAAGCCCAGTACGGCGGCCAGCGGTTCGGAGAGATGGAGGTCTGGGCGCTTGAAGCGTATGGGGCAGCCTACACGCTGCAGGAGTTGCTCACCGTCAAATCGGACGACGTGCAAGGGCGTACCCGCATTTACGAGTCAATCGTGAAGGGTGACAACTCGCTTGAAGCCGGCACGCCGGAGTCATTCAACGTGTTGATCAAGGAGATGCAGAGCCTCGGGCTGGACGTCAAAGTCGGTGGCCGGTCGGCGTCGGGTGCATACGGTGAGACCCTCCTGGACGGTGAACCGGTGGCGGCTACGCTGTGA
- a CDS encoding cob(I)yrinic acid a,c-diamide adenosyltransferase — protein sequence MSIATKTGDAGETALMYGRRVPKVHRRVEAYGTVDELNAALGLARASTKVALIQETILKVQKELVTLMGELAVADQDRERYTKDGYDVVTPAMVDRLTAVVDDLEKNHRITFKRWATPGSTFASAALDVARTTCRRAERKVVALAGSADYVNPDTIRYLNRLSDVLWLFARLEETIELDPDR from the coding sequence ATGTCGATCGCAACTAAAACGGGGGATGCCGGCGAGACCGCCCTCATGTATGGCCGTCGCGTGCCTAAAGTGCATCGCCGGGTCGAAGCTTACGGCACCGTGGATGAACTGAACGCCGCGTTAGGCCTGGCCCGCGCATCCACGAAGGTGGCGTTAATCCAGGAGACCATTTTAAAGGTGCAGAAGGAACTGGTCACCCTTATGGGCGAGTTGGCTGTAGCTGACCAGGACCGTGAACGTTACACGAAAGATGGGTACGACGTGGTTACCCCGGCCATGGTGGATCGGCTCACCGCGGTCGTGGATGACCTCGAGAAAAATCATCGCATCACGTTCAAACGCTGGGCGACGCCGGGCTCGACCTTCGCCTCGGCGGCGTTGGATGTTGCCCGGACCACCTGCCGCCGGGCCGAACGAAAGGTTGTCGCCCTGGCCGGGTCCGCCGATTATGTGAACCCGGACACGATCCGTTACCTGAACCGGCTCTCGGATGTGCTGTGGCTTTTTGCGCGCCTGGAGGAAACGATCGAGCTGGATCCGGACCGATGA
- the tsf gene encoding translation elongation factor Ts: MADVNPALVKQLREKTNAGMMDCKKALVEAGGDLAKAEDLLRKKGIASASKKASRSAKEGTVASYIHLQGKVGVLVEVNCETDFVAKNETFRDFVKDITLHIAAAHPLYVSREQVPASTIEREREIYREQVKGKPKNVIEKIVDGKLDKYYASVCLLDQPFIKNPDQTIKDLISSKIAELGENIIVRRFTRYVVGEEIEAGPSTAEAPLTPGVPVS; the protein is encoded by the coding sequence ATGGCTGACGTTAATCCTGCCCTCGTTAAACAACTTCGTGAAAAAACCAATGCCGGCATGATGGATTGCAAAAAGGCATTGGTGGAAGCGGGGGGCGACCTCGCAAAAGCTGAGGATCTGCTCCGGAAAAAGGGCATTGCAAGCGCTTCTAAAAAGGCCTCGCGCTCTGCCAAGGAGGGGACCGTAGCCTCTTACATCCACCTGCAAGGCAAAGTGGGCGTGCTGGTCGAAGTGAATTGCGAGACGGATTTTGTCGCGAAAAACGAGACCTTCCGCGATTTCGTCAAAGACATCACGCTCCACATCGCCGCGGCCCACCCGCTCTACGTGAGCCGGGAACAGGTGCCGGCCTCAACCATCGAGAGAGAGCGCGAGATTTACCGCGAACAGGTCAAAGGCAAACCGAAGAACGTCATCGAGAAAATCGTCGACGGAAAACTCGACAAGTACTACGCCAGCGTTTGCCTGTTGGACCAGCCGTTCATTAAAAATCCCGACCAGACGATCAAGGACCTCATTTCGTCCAAGATCGCCGAACTCGGTGAAAATATCATCGTCCGGCGCTTCACGCGGTACGTGGTGGGTGAAGAGATCGAAGCGGGACCATCAACGGCGGAAGCGCCCCTTACTCCCGGGGTGCCGGTTTCCTGA
- the rpsB gene encoding 30S ribosomal protein S2, with translation MSSMELMTELLEAGVHFGHQTKRWNPKMKPFIFEQRNSIYIINLSETVKQLHAASEFLANVARQGGKVLFIGCKKQAQEAVKEAAEACGQFYVNQRWLGGTLTNLTTIRKSVGRLTYLEQIEKSPEYSKMGKQELSALRREAEKLRRNLEGIRNMERLPDALVIIDTTREAIAVAESQRLKIPTIAIVDTNADPDKVTYPIAGNDDAIRAIRVILQKLVDAIYTATQEGKKADTAQLAAVAE, from the coding sequence ATGTCTTCGATGGAATTAATGACTGAACTCCTGGAAGCAGGGGTTCATTTCGGACACCAGACCAAGCGTTGGAATCCCAAGATGAAACCTTTCATCTTCGAGCAGCGCAATTCGATTTACATCATTAACCTCTCCGAGACGGTCAAACAGCTGCACGCGGCGAGCGAGTTTTTGGCCAACGTGGCGCGCCAGGGCGGCAAAGTGCTCTTTATCGGCTGTAAAAAGCAGGCCCAGGAGGCGGTAAAGGAAGCGGCCGAAGCCTGCGGCCAGTTCTACGTCAATCAGCGCTGGTTAGGCGGTACGTTGACCAACCTGACCACGATCCGCAAAAGCGTTGGCCGCCTGACGTACCTCGAGCAGATCGAAAAATCACCCGAGTACAGCAAGATGGGCAAGCAGGAGCTTTCGGCCCTGCGCCGCGAAGCGGAGAAGCTGCGCCGGAACCTTGAAGGCATCCGCAACATGGAACGCCTGCCGGATGCGTTGGTCATCATCGATACGACCCGCGAGGCGATTGCCGTGGCCGAATCGCAGCGGCTTAAAATTCCGACGATTGCGATCGTGGACACCAACGCTGATCCTGACAAGGTGACCTATCCGATTGCCGGTAACGATGACGCCATCCGGGCCATCCGGGTAATCCTCCAGAAGCTCGTCGACGCCATTTACACCGCCACCCAGGAAGGGAAGAAGGCGGATACCGCCCAGTTGGCGGCCGTCGCTGAATAG
- the rplL gene encoding 50S ribosomal protein L7/L12 has product MADTEQLVQQLSGLTVLEIADLVKKLEERWGVSAAAPVAAAAAPAGGAAAPAAPVEEKTTFDVILKEVGPNKIAVIKEVRASVSGLGLAEAKALVESAPKPVKEGVSKQEAEDIKKKIEGAGAKVDIK; this is encoded by the coding sequence ATGGCAGATACCGAACAACTCGTACAGCAGCTCAGCGGCCTCACCGTTCTGGAGATCGCTGACCTGGTGAAAAAACTCGAAGAAAGATGGGGCGTGAGCGCGGCTGCACCCGTTGCGGCAGCGGCCGCTCCGGCCGGCGGCGCCGCCGCTCCGGCCGCTCCGGTTGAAGAAAAGACCACCTTTGACGTGATCCTCAAGGAAGTCGGCCCGAACAAGATCGCCGTCATTAAAGAGGTTCGCGCCTCGGTCTCGGGGCTCGGTTTGGCTGAGGCGAAAGCCTTGGTCGAAAGCGCACCGAAACCGGTCAAGGAAGGCGTCTCCAAGCAGGAAGCTGAGGACATCAAAAAGAAAATCGAAGGTGCGGGGGCCAAGGTCGACATCAAGTAA